A single region of the Hippopotamus amphibius kiboko isolate mHipAmp2 chromosome 6, mHipAmp2.hap2, whole genome shotgun sequence genome encodes:
- the LOC130855795 gene encoding 5-hydroxytryptamine receptor 3C-like: protein MERGWLHGEGFLLCLTLHLLLQGRGDTFSINCSGFDQHGVDPAAFQAVFDRKAFRPVTNFSSPTHVNVSFTLSAILEVDAQLQLMTSFLWLNAIWYNPFIGWNPEECGGIRKLSMAAENLWLPDIFIEEFMDTDQTPRGLMAYANSDGHVRYSKPMRVSSICNLDIFYFPFDEQNCTLTLSSFVYTAENMVLGMEQDVQEISKTSQNIIGNKGEWVLQGIHQRMKKTTVGTNVFNKIIFYVAIRRRPSLYIINLLVPSSFLIAIDALSFYLPAGSENRAPFKMTLLLGYNVFLLLMNDLLPASGTPLISVYFALCLSLMVVSLMETIFITYLLHLATTQPPPMPRWLHSLLLRCTSPGKCCPAAPQKGNTGLGLSPAHLPGVKEPVELVGKVPSPREAELNGCPGSARAQQEDEAQKQHLVSLWVRFSHMMDTLLFRLYLLFMATSITTVIVLWNT from the exons ATGGAAAGAGGCTGGCTCCATGGGGAAGGATTCCTCCTCTGCCTCACTCTCCACCTGCTACTTCAAG GAAGAGGAGACACTTTCAGTATCAACTGCTCAGGATTCGACCAGCACGGGGTGGATCCTGCTGCGTTCCAAGCAGTGTTTGACAGAAAGGCCTTCCGTCCAGTCACCAACTTCAGCAGCCCCACTCATGTCAATGTCTCCTTCACCCTGTCTGCCATCCTGGAAGTA GATGCACAGCTTCAACTGATGACATCGTTCCTGTGGCTAAATGCG ATCTGGTACAATCCATTCATTGGGTGGAACCCAGAGGAATGTGGGGGCATCAGGAAGCTGAGCATGGCAGCTGAGAACCTGTGGCTTCCAGATATCTTCATCGAGGAGTT CATGGACACGGATCAGACCCCTAGAGGTCTCATGGCGTACGCCAACAGTGACGGTCACGTCCGATACAGCAAACCCATGCGGGTGAGCAGCATCTGCAACCTGGACATCTTCTACTTCCCCTTTGATGAACAGAACTGCACCCTCACCTTAAGCTCTTTTGTCTACACAG CGGAGAACATGGTCCTGGGCATGGAGCAGGATGTGCAGGAGATTTCGAAAACATCACAGAACATCATCGGGAACAAAGGGGAGTGGGTACTTCAGGGTATCCATCAAAGAATGAAGAAGACAACTGTGGGCACCAACGTGTTTAACAAAATCATCTTCTAT gTGGCCATCAGGCGCAGGCCCAGCCTCTACATCATAAACCTCCTGGTGCCCAGTAGCTTTCTGATTGCCATCGACGCCCTCAGCTTCTACCTGCCGGCAGGAAGCGAGAACCGTGCCCCATTCAAGATGACACTCCTGCTGGGCTACAACGTCTTCCTGCTCTTGATGAATGACTTACTCCCTGCCAGTGGCACCCCCCTCATCA GTGTCTACTTTGCCCTGTGTCTGTCACTGATGGTGGTCAGCCTGATGGAGACCATCTTCATCACCTACCTGCTGCACCTGGCcaccacccagcccccacccatgCCTCGCTGGCTCCATTCCCTGCTTCTACGCTGCACCAGCCCCGGGAAATGCTGCCCTGCTGCGCCCCAGAAGGGAAACACGGGCCTGGGCCTCAGCCCCGCACACCTGCCTG GTGTGAAGGAGCCCGTGGAGTTGGTGGGGAAGGTTCCAAGTCCCAGAGAGGCAGAGCTAAATGGCTGCCCTGGGTCAGCGAGGGCCCAGCAGGAAGACGAGGCTCAGAAGCAGCACCTGGTCAGCCTGTGGGTGCGGTTCAGCCACATGATGGACACCTTGCTCTTCCGCCTCTACCTGCTCTTCATGGCCACCTCCATCACCACGGTCATCGTCCTCTGGAACACCTAG
- the LOC130855512 gene encoding LOW QUALITY PROTEIN: 5-hydroxytryptamine receptor 3C-like (The sequence of the model RefSeq protein was modified relative to this genomic sequence to represent the inferred CDS: inserted 1 base in 1 codon), with protein sequence MSSIQNQEPSFIISLLLQGRGDTFTIHCSGFDQHGVDPAAFQAVFDRKAFRPVTNFSIPTHVNISFILSAILEVAARLQLLTSFLWITMMWDNLFVSWNPEDCVSNNKLTVSAENLWLPDIIFMESVDVGQVPPGLTAYVSSQGLIQYDRPMKVTSICKLDIFYLPFDQQNCTLTSSSLLYAVDSMLPGMHRELWVITDTSRNVIRGEWELLNINKPTPKMLVDSNLYAQIMFYVAIRRRPSLYVINLPMPSSFLAAIDALSFYLPAASKNRAPFKSTLLLGYNVFLFTTSDLLPVRGTALISVYFALCLSLMVVSLMETIFITYLLHLATTQPPPMPRWLHSLLLHCASPGKCCPAEPQKGNTGLGLSPAHLPGVKEPVELXGKVSGPREAEPNGCPGSARAQQEDEAQKQHLVSLWVRFSHMMDTLLFRLYLLFMATSITTVIVLWNT encoded by the exons ATGAGCAGTATTCAAAACCAGGAACCAAG CTTCATTATCAGCCTTCTGCTTCAAG GAAGAGGAGACACTTTCACCATCCATTGCTCAGGATTCGACCAGCATGGGGTGGATCCTGCTGCCTTCCAAGCAGTGTTTGACAGAAAAGCCTTCCGTCCAGTCACCAACTTCAGCATCCCCACTCATGTCAACATCTCCTTCATCCTGTCTGCCATCCTGGAAGTG GCTGCACGGCTCCAGCTTCTGACATCATTCCTGTGGATTACTATG ATGTGGGACAATCTTTTTGTCAGCTGGAACCCAGAAGACTGTGTTAGCAACAATAAACTCACTGTATCAGCTGAGAACCTGTGGCTCCCAGATATCATCTTCATGGAATC TGTGGATGTGGGTCAGGTACCTCCAGGTCTCACTGCGTATGTCAGCAGCCAAGGTCTAATACAGTATGACAGGCCAATGAAGGTGACCAGCATCTGTAAGCTGGACATCTTCTACTTGCCTTTTGACCAACAGAACTGCACACTCACCTCCAGTTCCCTCCTCTACGCAG TGGACAGCATGCTTCCGGGCATGCACAGGGAATTGTGGGTGATAACAGACACGTCTCGTAATGTCATTCGGGGGGAGTGGGAGCTCCTGAACATCAACAAGCCCACCCCAAAGATGTTGGTGGACAGCAACCTATATGCCCAGATCATGTTCTAT GTGGCCATCAGGCGCAGGCCCAGCCTCTACGTCATAAACCTCCCGATGCCCAGTAGCTTTCTGGCTGCCATCGACGCCCTTAGCTTCTACCTGCCGGCAGCAAGTAAGAACCGTGCCCCATTCAAGTCAACTCTGCTGCTGGGCTACAACGTCTTCCTGTTCACGACGAGCGATCTACTCCCTGTCAGGGGCACCGCCCTCATCA GTGTCTACTTTGCCCTGTGTCTGTCACTGATGGTGGTCAGCCTGATGGAGACCATCTTCATCACCTACCTGCTGCACCTGGCcaccacccagcccccacccatgCCTCGCTGGCTCCATTCCCTGCTTCTACACTGCGCCAGCCCCGGGAAATGCTGCCCTGCTGAGCCCCAGAAGGGAAACACGGGCCTGGGCCTCAGCCCCGCACACCTGCCTG GTGTGAAGGAGCCTGTGGAGT GGGGGAAGGTGTCAGGTCCCAGAGAGGCAGAGCCAAATGGCTGCCCTGGGTCAGCGAGGGCCCAGCAGGAAGACGAGGCTCAGAAGCAGCACCTGGTCAGCCTGTGGGTGCGGTTCAGCCACATGATGGACACCTTGCTCTTCCGCCTCTACCTGCTCTTCATGGCCACCTCCATCACCACGGTCATCGTCCTCTGGAACACCTAG